Proteins from one Rhizoctonia solani chromosome 5, complete sequence genomic window:
- a CDS encoding methyltransferase domain protein yields the protein MVRLVVTPPPTWSPTLYNNYVDFVYSDVSTGPLFELVSLQPGERVADMGCGTGELTLRLQQLVGEQGLVLGVDYSEEMLEVAKANGVKNLACCDLQDFVLPNRLKLLSGTFDAVFTNSALHWCSRDPRGPVRAAKSLLKPGGRFVGEFCGYMTGLGIRSAFSHVLKQRGIQLPNPWFLPQPAQYAKILESEGFVVEHVSLNPRVLPLSGSLIGFLRAVYRIGLLKDMSDEEADQIMHEVSDICQVDQKDSDGVWYNMHVTLRFRAIAPSTV from the exons ATGGTCCGACTTGTCGTCACACCCCCACCCACCTGGTCTCCCACGCTTTACAACAACTACGTTGACTTTGTGTACTCAGACGTTAGTACTGGGCCGCTGTTTGAATTAGTCTCACTTCAGCCTGGAGAACGAGTCGCGGATATGGGCTGTGGGACAGGAGAGTTGACTCTACGGCTTCAACAGCTGGTTGGGGAGCAAGGATTAGTTCTAGGAGTGGATTACAGCGAAGAAATG CTCGAAGTAGCTAAAGCAAACGGCGTAAAGAACTTGGCCTGCTGTGACCTGCAGGATTTCGTCTTGCCTAATAGGCTTAAACTCCTATCCGGAACCTTTGACG CTGTTTTCACCAATTCTGCGCTTCATTGGTGCAGCCGAGATCCTCGAGGGCCGGTGAGAGCCGCCAAATCTCTCCTTAAACCTGGAGGACGGTTTGTTGGGGAGTTCTGTGGATATATGACGGGACTAG GGATACGAAGCGCTTTCTCACATGTACTAAAGCAACGAGGAATACAACTTCCCAATCCGTGGTTCCTTCCGCAGCCAGCACAATATGCAAAG ATACTCGAATCAGAAGGATTCGTAGTTGAACATGTCTCGCTGAATCCGCGTGTCCTTCCGCTTTCCGGGTCCTTGATAGGTTTCCTCCGCGCGGTTTATCGAATAGGATTGCTGAAAGATATGAGTGATGAAGAAGCGGATCAAATTATGCATGAAGTCAGCGATATTTGCCAGGTAGATCAGAAAGATAGTGACGGTGTTTGGTACAATATGCATGTTACTCTGAGGTTCAGAGCTATCGCCCCATCGACTGTGTAA